A window of Dehalococcoidia bacterium contains these coding sequences:
- the rplO gene encoding 50S ribosomal protein L15, whose translation MDQSNLKPPAGAKHKKKRVGCGDGSGHGTFSTRGCKGQKSRSGRDLRPGFEGGQLPIIKRLPWTRGFTNVAKIQFSLVNVGDLKKFDAGVEVNTEILVQSGLIKSASLPVKILGNGELDRALTVKANKFSGVARSKIEAAGGKVEEI comes from the coding sequence ATGGATCAGAGTAATTTAAAGCCTCCTGCAGGAGCTAAACATAAGAAAAAGCGTGTCGGCTGCGGCGATGGCAGCGGTCATGGGACGTTTTCCACGCGCGGATGCAAGGGACAGAAGTCACGTTCCGGCAGGGACCTGCGGCCCGGTTTTGAAGGCGGCCAGTTGCCGATTATCAAGAGGCTGCCCTGGACCAGGGGATTTACCAATGTAGCCAAGATACAATTCAGCCTGGTTAATGTGGGAGATCTGAAGAAATTCGACGCGGGCGTCGAGGTGAATACCGAGATATTAGTTCAATCCGGCCTGATCAAGTCGGCGTCCCTGCCTGTCAAGATACTTGGAAACGGCGAATTGGATAGGGCGCTTACAGTCAAGGCCAATAAGTTTTCAGGGGTTGCCAGGAGCAAAATCGAAGCGGCCGGTGGTAAGGTAGAGGAGATTTAG
- the secY gene encoding preprotein translocase subunit SecY, producing MPQTQSRPRLIQAMIDAFSLPDLRQKLIFTLAMLIVFRFIAHVPIPGVDLAQLQDIFDRNQLLGMLDLFSGGAMRYFSIAAMGVYPYITSSIIMQLLVPVIPALRRLSEEGESGRNRINQITHWLTIPLAALQGFAQLQLLRSQGGVLEAGPLETVAIVASLTAGTMICVWLGELITERGIGNGVSIIIFGGIIAGLPEQIGRGMIAKEDWAGVGVFVLLALATVVLIVIFTEGHRRIPVQYARTAFRGGKMYRQAGSTYIPLRVNMAGMIPLIFAMSLMIFPGTIASYFAAPAGQDPNFANTIMEWFNPSTPVPIGLFYWILYFVLVVGFTFFYTMVIFEQMDLARTLQRQGGFIPGVRPGKPTTDYLNGVTNRLTWGGALFLAIVAIMPFFASQITNASVMTLSSTAILIVVGVALDTMKQIEAQLTMRRYEGFLK from the coding sequence ATGCCGCAGACTCAGTCACGGCCCCGCCTGATCCAGGCGATGATCGATGCCTTCTCGCTGCCTGACCTCAGGCAGAAGCTTATCTTCACTCTGGCAATGCTGATCGTATTCAGGTTTATTGCCCATGTTCCCATACCCGGCGTGGACCTGGCCCAACTTCAAGATATTTTCGACCGCAATCAGCTGCTGGGCATGCTCGATCTTTTCAGCGGCGGCGCCATGAGATATTTCAGCATAGCTGCAATGGGCGTATATCCCTATATCACTTCATCGATTATAATGCAGCTTTTAGTGCCGGTTATACCTGCTCTGCGCAGGCTTTCGGAAGAGGGAGAATCCGGCAGGAACAGGATCAATCAGATAACCCACTGGCTGACCATACCGCTGGCAGCGCTGCAGGGATTTGCCCAGCTTCAGCTTTTACGCAGCCAGGGAGGCGTACTTGAGGCCGGTCCACTGGAGACAGTGGCCATCGTGGCATCGCTTACCGCCGGCACTATGATATGTGTATGGCTGGGCGAATTAATAACCGAGAGGGGCATCGGCAACGGTGTTTCGATCATCATCTTCGGCGGCATCATCGCCGGACTGCCGGAACAGATAGGACGCGGTATGATAGCCAAGGAAGATTGGGCGGGCGTCGGTGTATTTGTATTGTTGGCGCTGGCCACGGTGGTTTTAATCGTGATTTTCACAGAAGGACACCGCCGCATACCGGTGCAATATGCCCGTACGGCTTTCCGCGGAGGCAAGATGTATCGGCAGGCAGGATCTACATACATACCACTGCGAGTTAACATGGCGGGCATGATCCCGTTGATCTTCGCCATGTCCCTCATGATATTCCCCGGCACCATAGCCAGCTACTTCGCAGCGCCGGCGGGGCAGGACCCTAATTTTGCCAACACAATTATGGAATGGTTCAATCCCAGTACACCTGTGCCCATCGGCCTTTTCTACTGGATCCTGTACTTCGTGCTGGTCGTCGGCTTCACCTTTTTCTATACCATGGTTATTTTTGAGCAGATGGACCTGGCTCGCACCCTGCAGCGACAGGGAGGATTCATTCCGGGCGTCCGGCCGGGCAAGCCCACGACGGACTATTTAAACGGCGTAACCAATCGTTTGACCTGGGGCGGGGCCCTTTTCCTGGCCATCGTGGCCATTATGCCGTTTTTCGCCAGTCAGATTACAAACGCATCGGTAATGACGCTTTCCAGCACAGCCATACTGATCGTAGTGGGCGTGGCGCTGGATACCATGAAGCAGATAGAGGCGCAGCTTACCATGCGGCGCTATGAAGGTTTCTTAAAGTAA
- a CDS encoding adenylate kinase codes for MFFILLGAPGAGKGTQADIIVKEMSLPHVASGDLFRHALKNGTDLGKQAESYMKAGKLVPDEITIKMILERIAKDDCKNGCVFDGFPRTLEQARALDAALEKQGKAIERAIYIEVPESVLLDRLTGRWVCRTCQAPFHQKNQPPKKEGVCDKCEGELYQRADDKEETIKERLKVYFAQTMPLLEYYDKKGRLFRCNGNQHINEVGKDIVQFLKGLKQKK; via the coding sequence ATGTTCTTCATATTGCTTGGAGCGCCCGGTGCAGGAAAGGGTACCCAGGCAGATATTATAGTTAAAGAGATGTCGTTGCCGCACGTTGCGTCAGGCGATCTTTTCAGGCATGCGCTGAAGAACGGGACCGATCTGGGAAAGCAGGCGGAATCGTACATGAAAGCCGGAAAACTGGTGCCTGACGAGATAACTATCAAGATGATCCTCGAAAGGATTGCAAAAGACGACTGCAAAAACGGTTGTGTCTTTGACGGTTTCCCCCGCACACTCGAACAGGCCAGGGCGCTGGATGCCGCGCTGGAGAAGCAGGGCAAAGCGATCGAAAGAGCCATATATATCGAGGTGCCCGAAAGCGTACTGCTCGACAGGCTGACCGGACGCTGGGTATGCCGGACCTGTCAGGCTCCTTTCCATCAAAAGAACCAGCCGCCCAAGAAAGAGGGCGTGTGCGATAAGTGTGAAGGCGAGCTTTACCAGAGAGCTGATGATAAAGAAGAGACTATTAAAGAGCGTCTGAAGGTTTATTTCGCCCAGACCATGCCGCTGCTTGAGTACTATGATAAAAAAGGCAGGCTTTTCAGATGCAACGGCAATCAGCACATAAACGAGGTGGGCAAAGATATAGTTCAGTTTCTTAAAGGACTGAAGCAGAAGAAATAA
- the map gene encoding type I methionyl aminopeptidase: MTIIKSAEEIAIMREAGRIVAIVLQRMSQAVKPGIKTRQLNDLAEKELGRWKEARASFKGYNGFPASICASVNDEIVHGIPDNRVLKEGDIVSLDFGVIFKGFQGDAAVTVGVGQISPEATRLMEVARTSLMQGIASAREGGTLGDIGAAIQTYAEQQGYNVVREYSGHGIGRDMHEDPLVPNFGTRGDGLKLKEGMTLALEPMVNAGGWKTRQNANGWTVHTADHSLSAHFEHTIAIRSGEAQILTMP, encoded by the coding sequence ATGACTATTATTAAATCGGCCGAGGAGATCGCTATCATGCGAGAGGCCGGCAGGATTGTAGCGATAGTGTTACAGAGAATGAGCCAAGCAGTTAAACCGGGCATTAAGACGCGGCAGCTCAACGACCTGGCCGAAAAGGAATTGGGCAGGTGGAAAGAGGCCAGAGCGTCGTTCAAAGGCTATAACGGTTTTCCTGCCAGCATCTGTGCGTCGGTGAACGATGAGATCGTTCACGGCATACCTGACAACAGAGTGCTGAAGGAAGGCGACATAGTATCACTGGATTTCGGGGTCATTTTTAAAGGATTTCAGGGCGACGCCGCTGTTACCGTTGGTGTCGGTCAGATCAGCCCTGAAGCAACCCGTCTGATGGAAGTCGCCCGGACGTCCCTGATGCAGGGGATAGCGTCAGCGCGCGAAGGCGGGACGCTGGGGGATATCGGGGCAGCCATTCAGACTTACGCGGAACAGCAGGGTTACAATGTGGTCAGGGAATACTCGGGTCACGGAATCGGCAGGGATATGCATGAGGACCCGCTGGTGCCCAACTTCGGCACCAGAGGCGATGGGCTCAAGTTGAAAGAGGGCATGACACTTGCGCTTGAGCCGATGGTAAACGCCGGCGGCTGGAAGACACGGCAGAACGCCAACGGCTGGACGGTACATACCGCCGACCATAGCCTGTCGGCGCATTTTGAGCATACTATTGCCATCAGGAGCGGAGAAGCCCAGATCCTGACAATGCCGTAA
- the infA gene encoding translation initiation factor IF-1 — MDKKEAIEVEGTVIESLPNATFRVELANGHRVLAHISGKMRRHYIRILPADKVLVELSPYDLTRGRITYRFK, encoded by the coding sequence ATGGATAAAAAAGAAGCAATTGAGGTCGAAGGAACTGTAATTGAATCGTTGCCCAATGCTACTTTCAGAGTGGAGTTGGCCAACGGTCACAGGGTCCTTGCACATATATCGGGAAAAATGCGCAGACACTACATCAGGATATTGCCAGCGGATAAAGTGCTGGTTGAGTTGTCACCTTACGATCTTACCAGAGGCAGGATAACCTACCGCTTCAAGTAA
- the rpmJ gene encoding 50S ribosomal protein L36: MKVRASVKKRCEKCKIIRRRGVVRVICVNPKHKQRQG; the protein is encoded by the coding sequence ATGAAGGTCAGAGCTTCAGTTAAAAAACGTTGTGAGAAGTGCAAAATAATCCGTCGCCGCGGCGTTGTGCGGGTGATTTGCGTGAACCCTAAACACAAGCAGCGTCAGGGATAG
- the rpsM gene encoding 30S ribosomal protein S13, protein MARIAGVDIPREKQVLFSIQYIHGIGPSISKKILKTLKIDPTKKVKDLTDEEVSRIRERIDKDYNVEGELRKEVTMNVKRLIEIGSRRGIRHKRNLPVRGQRTRTNARTKRGAKKTVAGRGQKRGATKK, encoded by the coding sequence ATGGCTCGTATTGCAGGCGTAGACATTCCAAGGGAAAAGCAGGTGCTTTTCTCTATACAGTATATCCATGGTATAGGACCGAGCATCAGCAAAAAGATCTTGAAGACGCTGAAGATAGATCCGACCAAGAAGGTCAAAGATCTGACTGATGAGGAAGTCAGCCGCATACGTGAAAGGATAGACAAGGACTATAACGTAGAGGGTGAGCTTCGCAAAGAGGTCACCATGAATGTCAAGCGGTTGATAGAAATAGGCAGCCGCCGTGGTATCAGGCACAAGCGGAACCTGCCGGTGCGGGGACAGAGGACGCGTACCAACGCGCGCACCAAGCGTGGAGCCAAGAAGACTGTCGCCGGGCGCGGGCAGAAGCGCGGCGCTACCAAGAAGTAA
- the rpsK gene encoding 30S ribosomal protein S11, which produces MPQKKKVRTRKRERKLIHEGKAFVTSTFNNTIITLTDAKGGVISWGSSGTAGFKGSRKGTPYAAQMAAQGAAAKAKEHGLRQVEVFVRGPGSGREAAIRAIQASGIVVSGIRDVTPVPHNGCRPRKRRRV; this is translated from the coding sequence ATGCCGCAGAAAAAGAAGGTCAGAACAAGAAAACGCGAACGGAAGCTGATTCACGAAGGCAAAGCCTTTGTAACATCAACTTTTAACAATACTATCATTACGCTGACGGACGCTAAAGGCGGCGTCATCTCGTGGGGCAGTTCGGGTACGGCTGGATTTAAAGGATCCCGCAAAGGCACCCCGTACGCGGCCCAGATGGCCGCGCAGGGCGCCGCCGCCAAGGCGAAGGAACACGGCCTGCGCCAGGTCGAGGTCTTTGTGCGCGGGCCCGGCAGCGGGCGGGAAGCCGCTATACGGGCTATACAGGCCTCGGGCATTGTGGTGTCCGGGATACGGGACGTAACGCCCGTGCCGCACAATGGATGCAGACCCAGAAAGAGAAGGCGAGTATAA
- the rpsD gene encoding 30S ribosomal protein S4 produces MARYTEAYCRLCRRTGTKLMLKGERCFTEKCALERRDTPPGPHASGRKRRPKVSERGLQLMEKQKAKYTYGTFERQFRRFFQEASRAQGITGDNLVALLERRLDNVVFRLGFADSRSQARQIVRHGHIKLNGRRTDVPSCLVKTGDVVEWRKESTKSEYYKTLVEKVEDKDVPAWMSLEKENMTGRIVSLPAAGEIKTNFNEKAIVEFYSR; encoded by the coding sequence ATGGCGAGATATACAGAAGCTTATTGTCGTTTGTGCCGTCGTACGGGCACCAAGCTCATGCTGAAGGGCGAGAGGTGCTTTACGGAGAAATGTGCCCTCGAGCGCAGGGATACACCTCCCGGACCCCATGCATCGGGCAGAAAGCGCCGGCCCAAGGTATCAGAGCGCGGCCTTCAGCTTATGGAAAAGCAGAAAGCCAAGTATACGTACGGCACGTTTGAGCGCCAGTTCCGCCGCTTTTTCCAGGAGGCATCCAGAGCACAGGGAATTACGGGTGATAACCTTGTGGCCCTGCTTGAAAGGCGGCTGGATAATGTCGTATTTCGCCTGGGATTCGCAGATTCGCGCAGCCAGGCCAGACAGATCGTGCGCCACGGGCACATCAAGCTCAACGGGCGCAGGACCGATGTCCCTTCCTGCCTGGTTAAAACAGGTGACGTGGTCGAATGGCGTAAAGAGAGCACAAAGAGCGAGTACTATAAGACTCTGGTTGAAAAAGTTGAGGATAAGGACGTGCCGGCGTGGATGTCATTGGAAAAAGAAAATATGACAGGCCGGATTGTATCGCTGCCGGCCGCTGGTGAGATAAAAACGAATTTCAACGAGAAAGCGATCGTGGAATTCTATTCCCGATAG
- a CDS encoding DNA-directed RNA polymerase subunit alpha, producing the protein MVQLALPKIECTEYRENYGKFVAEPLEKGFGVILGNSIRRVLLSSLRGAAITSVMVEGITQEFSTISNMKEDVTEFLMNVRDIRIKLLSKTAETGKMTLKVKGKVDLKAGDIVIENPTDFEIVNPDLYLATLDSSEAKLNIEFTVKAGKGYQPAGMGDSVGIIVTSEGTSKEISIDAVFSPVTRANYAVESSGPGQGAGKERLTLEIWTDNTVDPIEALSESVAVLIEQFNCFTGLARTIADKEESEAWQKSIPADVYNMPLEKLNLSTHTYNSLRRGGITMTGQLLEKGLDGLMSLGGFGVKSREEVEVVLKDLGVESSGAPIEKDKKKKRAKSADTEGDNE; encoded by the coding sequence TTGGTTCAATTAGCTTTGCCAAAAATTGAATGTACCGAATACCGTGAGAATTACGGTAAATTCGTTGCCGAGCCGCTGGAAAAAGGTTTTGGCGTAATACTGGGTAACAGCATCCGGCGCGTGCTGCTCAGTTCTCTGCGCGGCGCAGCCATTACCTCGGTTATGGTCGAGGGTATAACGCAGGAGTTCAGCACCATCTCCAATATGAAAGAGGATGTGACTGAATTTTTGATGAATGTGCGTGACATACGCATCAAACTGCTCTCAAAGACTGCTGAAACGGGCAAAATGACGCTTAAAGTTAAGGGGAAGGTCGACCTGAAGGCTGGTGATATAGTTATAGAGAACCCGACCGATTTCGAAATTGTTAATCCCGACCTCTACCTGGCAACCCTCGATTCCAGTGAAGCTAAACTGAATATTGAGTTCACGGTCAAGGCAGGCAAGGGATACCAACCGGCGGGCATGGGTGACAGCGTGGGCATTATCGTTACCAGCGAAGGGACGAGCAAGGAGATATCCATTGATGCGGTGTTCTCCCCTGTTACACGCGCCAATTACGCTGTTGAGAGCAGCGGCCCGGGCCAGGGGGCGGGCAAAGAAAGACTGACACTGGAGATCTGGACCGACAACACAGTAGATCCGATCGAAGCCCTCTCTGAAAGCGTGGCTGTACTGATCGAGCAATTCAATTGTTTCACCGGCCTGGCCAGGACGATTGCAGATAAAGAAGAAAGTGAAGCCTGGCAGAAATCGATACCTGCGGATGTTTATAATATGCCTCTGGAGAAATTAAACCTGTCGACGCATACATACAACAGCCTGCGACGGGGAGGCATAACTATGACCGGCCAGCTACTGGAGAAGGGTCTGGATGGCCTGATGTCGCTGGGTGGATTCGGCGTTAAATCGAGGGAGGAAGTAGAGGTCGTATTAAAGGATTTGGGAGTTGAGTCGTCAGGCGCCCCTATTGAAAAAGATAAAAAGAAGAAGCGCGCTAAGAGCGCCGACACTGAAGGTGACAACGAATGA
- the rplQ gene encoding 50S ribosomal protein L17 — protein MRHRLSGKKLGRPTAHRWSLYRNLVTDLLNHGKITTTLPKAKEARGLADKMITLGKEGSLASRRRALAFIYDEQVVEKVFTEYAPRYKSRPGGYTRVLKLGSREGDRAPMALIEMVE, from the coding sequence ATGAGACACAGGCTATCAGGGAAAAAACTGGGCAGACCGACAGCACATCGCTGGTCTTTGTACCGCAACCTTGTTACGGATCTGCTGAATCACGGCAAGATCACTACAACACTGCCCAAGGCCAAGGAAGCCAGGGGACTGGCTGACAAAATGATCACCCTGGGCAAAGAGGGAAGCCTGGCCTCGAGAAGGCGGGCGTTGGCCTTTATCTACGACGAGCAGGTTGTTGAAAAAGTATTTACCGAGTACGCACCGAGGTACAAATCGCGCCCGGGCGGCTACACACGTGTTTTAAAGCTGGGGTCCCGCGAAGGTGACCGGGCGCCTATGGCGCTTATCGAGATGGTGGAGTAA
- the truA gene encoding tRNA pseudouridine(38-40) synthase TruA, which translates to MEIFNKLRKIVLVVEYNGVRYFGFQWQKAQPTIQDEIEKAIFKLTGEGRRVIAACRTDTGVHATGQVVSFRTGSALPAKVFVSGLNHYLPRDISVLMAGEVSARFNVMKDAVSREYRYLILNRRSRASLGNDIYYHVAAELDTGRMDLASKLLIGEHDFASFVTDWDREESTVRTIYDAGITREGDLIAFSVKAKSFLTHQVRNMVGTLVRVGMGKMAIEEFKGILEMKKLSLAGPTAPAHGLCLVKVIYADNSEFKYENLCT; encoded by the coding sequence GTGGAGATCTTTAACAAGTTAAGAAAAATTGTTCTCGTGGTCGAATATAACGGCGTACGTTATTTCGGCTTCCAGTGGCAGAAAGCTCAGCCTACTATACAGGATGAGATTGAGAAGGCTATATTTAAGCTGACGGGCGAGGGGCGGCGCGTGATCGCTGCCTGCAGGACTGATACAGGAGTTCATGCCACGGGCCAGGTGGTTAGCTTCAGGACTGGCTCAGCATTGCCTGCGAAAGTATTCGTCAGCGGACTAAACCATTACTTGCCACGGGATATCTCGGTCCTCATGGCCGGCGAAGTTTCAGCCAGGTTCAATGTTATGAAAGATGCCGTCAGCCGTGAGTACAGGTATCTGATATTAAACAGGAGGTCGCGGGCATCCCTGGGGAATGATATTTATTACCATGTGGCGGCAGAGCTGGACACCGGGCGCATGGACCTGGCCAGCAAATTGCTCATAGGCGAGCATGATTTTGCTTCTTTTGTTACAGATTGGGATAGGGAGGAGAGCACGGTACGGACTATTTACGATGCGGGAATTACGCGTGAAGGCGATTTAATAGCCTTCAGCGTTAAAGCCAAATCGTTCTTAACGCACCAGGTGCGCAATATGGTGGGTACACTGGTAAGGGTTGGGATGGGGAAAATGGCAATAGAGGAATTTAAAGGTATTTTGGAGATGAAAAAATTGAGCCTGGCCGGGCCCACAGCACCGGCGCACGGGCTTTGTCTGGTAAAAGTTATTTACGCGGATAATTCGGAGTTTAAATATGAAAACCTATGCACCTAA